The segment agcttgtctctctcaccaacagaagttggtccaataaaatacattaccttacccaccttgtgtcCCTGGAAAAGGGCAGTCTAGTGACcaaaaatgcctaagtccctAGCCCTGCACACTGTAGAAAGGAAGTTGCTGCTTTCAGGTTGAGCCTGGAGCTAGCCCCTGCTGCTAAATCATCTGTGCTGTGGAGGAGTGTTCTGGGGATGTCAAGCAGATGAGCAATCCAGTAGCACCAGAACTTCAGTGTCTACGGCTACCAGTGCTAGGAGACAAGGACAGCTCCCTGGTTTGGTGTCAGTCACATTACTCACAGCTTGGTGACTCAAACATAGCAATGGTGAGATCATCACCTGCTAAAAATAATGAATCTGAGGAATAAATCTCTGGCCTCAaaatctgttgggtttttttcagtctgATTTTCAGTGCTGCTGATGTCATCCACATCCATTATCTAAATGCATCACCATCACCCCATCTCACAACCTCTCCTGGCATGTCAGCAACGAAGAATCCAGTGCTCAGTATTAACTGGGGAACCTTCGATATTCAAggtgattttcaaagctgcctgaaTCCCATTATATCTAATGAGAACTGAGTGTCCAAATCCTGATATGCTACACCAACCAGACAAATAGGCGTATGTGGGCTCACAGGGAGGGCTTCACTAAACAGCCACTGCCATGTTTTTGTAGTGCTGCTAATCAACAAGCCAAGGAAACTAGAGCAAAGTAGCTGTGTGGTGAGAGTGTATCTGGGGCGATAGGTCCTGGAATGGTGATGCTCTGGTTGGctattcagagagagagagagaggatgcctGTGGAACAAGGGGACCAAGAAGCTCTTGTGCAGAGTCTCAGCACCTAGTGTCCTGTGTGGGGTACACAGAAAGAGATCAGTATCTGTTGTTATGTCCGTTCACCACAGGAAGGTCTCCCCAGCAGGCAAACACAATATCATGCACAGAAACCAGGTCTTtgtccagcctggggcagtgttCCCCATTTAGCAAATCTGTCACTAAATTTGGCAACTTCTTAGGTCTTATGAATATTTTTCAATCTTTACTGCAACTTTTCAATAAATCAGTCAATATTCTGGAGACTTTTGGTTTTGTCCCAGCTTCAGTTCCCGACAGCCAGCCTTGCTTGGAGTTAGGGGGCAGTGgatttggagggagggagaggatggtTGGTGCGGTTACTCATACAGCTGTAGGCAGCGGCATGTGGCAGCCACAGCCTAGCCTATTACTTTTGATGCTTGGgaagcagcagagcagatgttGGAGCCTCCAGCTGCAATGGTCACGCTGGGCTTGGCAAGTATGGGATGGGGCAACTTGGCAGAAGACCCAGGGGTCCCAGCCTCTCCTGGCCCTTtgacagagaggggaggggaggggaggggagggcagggcctggttGGTCCCGGTTTCTctggtggggtgaggaggggagggagaagctggTTTGGGTCTCACCAGTGGGAggtgtgataactgggcctacgaatttaccctaattgtgagtcCAAATGTAAGAAGCGAgtaagttcataaaatgtcacaataaccgaAAACAACAACCGTTGATAGGAAAACATGCAAGAGACAGACAGCAAGACTGAActaatccaaacaaaaaggcctgtTGTTATAACTTGGACTATGTTAAGATAATGGTAAACAAAAACAGCCACTTGCAAGAGATCAAATATCAATGCACTAAAACTGTTGCATCAGAGATTAAGCCTAATTGATGGACAAAACAATgaagggatgggctattccatcAATCACTCCCTTCTGGGGTCTTTAAGAAACTTtgggggagaaaaattggctactggagtGAACTTCACCAACCCAGCTGCCACCCTCACCATCTCCTGAGATGCCAGACCTTTATACcaatcctgaaagatgtcctgatCAGACCAGGCCAGcaggacccagatgacatcaccacatccactggctctggctgggttgtaagactttgtttttctcccccacaacgtgtctttttccttccctaccttaatttcttttctctcctattcccctttttttccttctgtctaatgaGAGTCTGGCCAAGTCAAGACTGTATATGTTACAACACTACTGTGAGCCTGTACCCAGaaaaaggcagctaaaagcaatgccctaaacagtcCAACGCTGTTACAAGTTTACCAAGTCTTGGAGTAGCTGACCAAGCCATGTGAtgggcctgtgtttttccagcaatgAGGTTAtaagtgagagtcaacaccagaggcagaagctgcattttctatctttgctgttcttttctctcctcttttgtaTGTTTGTCATGTTTtttcttctaggaaatgggatcaaACTTTAAGAATATCAACAACCCCAGCCCATCTCTACCtaacttcttttttcccccaaaaaggaAATTACCATCTTCAAAACccctaagagactgtcaaacaagggcgggggggaaagggggtcctgctaaaaactctctccagctacagGGAAAAGGAACGGGAACAAGgtatgctgttaaaatgaaagccttacttgatactttacatttcaaatgctttaactgtttttcactTTCtggatctttaataaaaggttacaaGGTTGTTTAATGGCATGTTTGCCCAGACATTAAGCAGGCTGatgtctctgtataccaaaccccaaaccgTGTTTAACACTGCTTAATGCTGGACAATGACAGGTCACGTCAACACCTCTGACTCTCTGGGCCTATATATTCCATCtaaggggttctcaacctttcccgattactgtacccctttcaggagtctgaaacccgagccctgctgcccagggctgaaacaTGTAATTGAGCTTCACGTGGAGCCTGggacaattgccctgcttgccatctCCTAACGCCAGCCCTCCACTTGCACCATCCCTAAACCCATCCTGcgaacccccaggttgagaaacactgatctagatgagttgatgtagcccCTAGAAAACCCTGTGGATCCCCTGGAAAAtgcatatccctggttgagaaccactgatctaaactaATACAAGGGGGACAGGAAGAGAGTTCCTGGCTGGTCCTGGTCTTTCCGATTGGAGGGGAGAGATCTCAACTAGTTTGGGTCTCTGGTGGGAGGATAGGGGAAAAGGTCTCACCATACTGGTTTCTCtggtgggaaggaaggagaggggagggggaagctcgGTCATGGCAATGCaaaggggggaacccaggcctctCAGCCCCCTTAGGCAAATTCTAGTTGTGCCCTGTGGCTGGGCACCCGGTACCCACATGGGTGTGTAGGAGTGAGAGTGAACCAGGGGTACCACTGCAACCGCCCTACCTCCCCAGAACTACCCTCCCCGCGCaaccccttctgcctcccccggGGACCCCGAGCCCCCCGCGCaatcccctctgcctcccccgggCACCCCGAGCCCCCCGCGcaaccccctctgcctcccccgggGACCCCGAGCCCCCCGCGcaaccccctctgcctcccccgggGACCCCGAGCCCCCCGCGcaaccccctctgcctcccccgggGACCCCGAGCTCCCCGCGCAACCCCGAGCCCCCCGAGcaaccccctctgcctcccccgggCACCCCGAGCCCCCCGCGcaaccccctctgcctcccccgggCACCCCGAGCCCCCCGCGCaaccccttctgcctcccccggGCACCCCGAGCCCCCCGCGcaaccccctctgcctcccccgggCACCCCGAGCCCCCCGCGcaaccccctctgcctcccccgggCACCCCGAGCCCCCCGCGcaaccccctctgcctcccccgggCACCCCGAGCCCCCCGCGcaaccccctctgcctcccccgggGACCCTGAGCCTCTTGCCTCCCTGAGCCAGACACCcaccatccccccacaccctctaGATACCCAGCCCCGCAATCCGCTCGCAGCCCTCTAGGCGCACAGCCCTTGGGCCCCCTGCGCCCCGCTCAGCCGTGCCTACAGCGCAGGCTTCGGGCAACGCGGCCCACAGGCGCTGCGGCGCTCAGCCCTTGCCGGCGCCGTGACCTCCGGTCGGCGATGACTGGCCCTGCGCGGGCCCTGGGGACGCAGCTCCCGCTAACGCAGCGCTCCCAACGCGCTAAGGAgccgagccgggccgggccgggcccccgCCCCCTAGGGTCGAGGAGAGGCCGGTGGGAAACCGCTCGGGTTCAACGGCCCCCTTTTCGCTCCGCCCCCTGCCGCCCTAGCAGCTCCCCTCCACCACCCAGCAAGTGGCTACTAACAGGGCCGCGCGCAGCTCGGCCCAGGGGCGGGGCTTACCGCCGGGTGCGCGCGGTCTCGCGTCCCGGGCGGGCTCCCCGGGAAGTGCGCGTGCGCGAGAGCTGGGGGCCTTGTAGTTACCACGATGAAGTAGGTTTGAGGGGCCCGTTCTCCCGGTGGGGCCGCTTGTGGGGTTACCGGGGGCTGTTTGTGGGGGCTACGTGGGAAGGGGGCTGCGTAGGGGATTATAGGGGCTGTTTGAGGCgtatgtgggggtgggaggctatCTAGGGGGGTCAGGGGGGCTGTTTGTGGGGGCTGCATAGGGatatgtggggggcagggagctgcaagGGGGATACAGAGGCtgtttggggggagagagacagcatAGGGAGTATGGGGGCTGTTTGGAGGTGGCTGCATGGGGGATATGTGGGGGTCCGGGAGGCTACATAGGTGGAATGGGGCCTGTTTGTGGTTGGCTGCAGGGGGATATGTGGGGGCAGAGGCTGTTTGTGGGGGCTGCATAGGGATATGTGGGGGGCTGGTGACTGCATAGGGGATATTGGTGGGGGCTGTTCATGAGGGGGGCTGCATGGGGATAtgtgcggggcagggagctgcataGGGGATACAGGGGGTGTTTGTGGCTGACTGTATGAGGGGGTGGAAgggctgtgtgtggagggaggcaTTGGACAGGGAGATGTCCATACCTTGGTAACTGTTTGGCCTTTGCCCTGAAGCCCCCTGACGAAGGTGAAACTGATCAATGAGCTGAATCAACGGGAGGCTGAGCTGGGCGTACAGGAGAAGGTGTCCTGGCATGCAGAGTACAGTGATAGTGCCTGGATCTTCGTGGGTATGTACTTGGTACAGCAATCTTGGTGCTGGTTCCCCCAGGTCCTGTACTATGACCTCTGTGAGTCAGCTCTGGAGGCTGAGCACCAAGTGAAGTCGATTTcactgttgctgtgtgctgtaaCAATGTCAGTCTCTGTTGAGAGGCTCTGAGAGAACATGTTGTGGGTGCAAGGACTCCCAGGGTCTTCCTCTCTGGTATGTTGCTCAAGGGATGGATCATGCAGTCTTGATATGCTTTAGGCCCAAAGAGGCTCAGGAATAAGGAGCTCTAGAATTTCTTTCTTTCCCAGGACTTCAGGACTCTTTCCTAGCTCTCCCAGGTTCAGGTTATGGACTTTATATTTGGACATGCTGTCATGATGGGCATGTTTCCCTGCTGCTGTGAAAGTGTAATCTCTTCTGTTCCTCTAGCTCTGCATTCCTGATCTTGAACCACTTCTCTTATCCACATGTTGCCAACTGCCACTGGTTTTTCTTCATCCATTCAGCCTGCATTGGCTGGTAAAAGGCTGGTATTCACAGTTGGGTTTTTTCTATATAAAATAGCATTAATAGCATTTCCCCATTCTGTCCTTTTTGCAGTATAGTCAGTCTCTGCTGCAGGATGTTCTTTCTGCTCTCTCAGAAGGTGTAATAACCTCCAACTCTCTGCacatctctctgtgtgtgtcatgCAGACGGCTTGGCTTCCTTAATAGTTGCTACTCACAAGAGGAACTTCCACTCAGCTACCTGTATGTCCTGCAGGTACCTCTCTACGCAGGGCTAACTCTTAGGACAGTGAGGACACATACCCCAaggccctgatttttcagagtgggCACTCctgtggctcccattgacttaaactgAACATCTGCAACTCTAACTTATCTGTAAACTGAACCCTGCATAACTGAAGATTAGTATATAAGGCCCTTAAGTAATCACAGTTCCAGCTGTTTAACTAGCCTGTGCATCCTCCACACATACCCTGACTGCTCCAGTCCAAGTACCCTTTCTTCTGGCTGGCAAATTATTTTACTACCCTCATTAGCAGTGTACACCCCATCATCTCTCTGCTAACATCATGCCCTGTAGTTGAATGGATTGTTAATGTAACTAACTCTGTGGGTAAGGTTGTAAGGTCACTTTCAGTTTAACTCCTAGTTCTCACTTATGAATAATTTTCCAAGGGAGTTTATCTAATTCTCCCCCATTAGTTTATTttgtccatctgttgtctcttgtcttgtgtTAAATTGGGGACAGttactgtctttttgttctgtgtctgtagagTACCTgtcacagtggggtcctggtctatgactgggatCCTTACACactgccataatacaaatattagtactattaataatgaaaataacactttcaatggaaaatatttgtttgtaCCGTGACAAGTGTGGGAATgttggtaatatttttatgattctaaATGCATCTTAGTTTCCCTCttttctcaggccttgtctacactgcctctttatagcgctgaaactttcttgctcaggggtatgaaaaaacaccctgctgagcgatgcaagtttcagcgctgtaaagtggcagtgtagacagtgcagccgcactgggagctgtgctctggcaGCACTGGGAGCCACACTCCCCTCgtgggggtgttttgttttttttttacaatactaggagagctctctcccagcgctggtgccgcgactacacatccatgctaaagcgctgccatggcagcgctttaacattggtAGTGAAGACCTACCCTCAGTGATGCATGCCCTAAGTGGAAAGAGCAGGAGACCTGAGGTGTTTTGTCATGTAACTGTATGGGGTGTCACGAATGGGTTGTTCAGGACTGGCTGGGACCAACTCATATCAGTTGACTAAGACAATGGAAACCCCAGTGACTGAACAGTTGACAGCTATCAATGGGAGGCTCCCAGCTTAGCTGGGAAGACAATGTGGGGAAGTTACAGTAGGTGGTAAGAAGTACTGGGCTCAGAGAGAGACAGCAGGTTCTCCTGGACCTAAGACAAAGGGACAGGCAGAGAAAGGAAACCAAGATGACTTCTAGCAGCGTGGCTCAAGGGAAACATGGCATTGGCCATTATGGACTATGTCTTAACCTTTGCTTCTCTTCGCTAACCTACAGACTTCCTGATGCTGTGTttcagttgactaataaaccctactcTGTTTTTAAAGGTAGCCTAGTGTTTCTGCAAATACTTGCTGAGATGCATTGATCCCTGAACAGGGGAAAAGTTTCTTGAACAGGAGTCTAGTTCAGTTGGATTTGCTGGGCAACACTCatgagagtgggggaagggaaacaggactgctggagcccagaggttTGAGTCTTGGAGGCATTGAGGCCATGTGGCCTATTCTTGAGGAAGAGTGGGACCCCTTGGGGGTCTAGAACACTGAAGGGATACCTCCCAAAACATGTTTAAAAGTTAAGGCATAGCACAGATCCACTGCCTATTATGTTTTGTTCTCTACTCTTTCCCTTTGTATCCTTGTCTTCTCAGTGCACTTAAACACACAGTGCAGTGTCTTTTTCCTACACTAGAACAATGGCATTGCTCACATGCATGCTCTGCCCCTCGCTCTGCTATAACAGCAGCAGTAAAGCTACAGGCAGGGGTGTGCAGAGAGAGGAACGGTTGCAGGAAGGCTGAAGGAAAGGTCCATAAAATCCTCCTAAACGTGATGAGGAAAGCAGAAATACGTAACCACTTCTAAAGTCCTGGGTGTACTATTAAAGGGGGCTCGCTCAGAAAATTGAAGTATTTTAAATTAGTTTCAAAGCAATTCAGGCTTACGGTGTCTCTTTTCAAAAGGAACATCGGGCTCTCTTGGTCTTCAGGTAACCAAATGTCTGAAGTTCACACACTCTGTGAATAAATCCCCAGTGAGGAATACTTTTACTGGGGCGGTTGTGAGGATGAAATGTCACATTACTCTTCAAATAATTTGCCTAACTTCTTGGGGTGCTGTTGAAGAAACAAAACCTTGAAGAGATAGTGCTGTAACTATGTATCAAGAGTGGTGAAGATTAATGCCTAAAGAAATCTACAGAATATAATTCTTCTATTCCATAGTGTTACAATAAGGGGATAACCCTTTTTTTCTAACtgttttctaaaaaaacaaactaaatgcAAAACTTGCATCAGCAGAAACATTGAGGATACAAAATCAAACACCCCCatcaggaaatgcaaagttaaagCTGTCAAATCAACCTTAACTTGTCCATGTTGCATATactggaccagattttcaagtgctcagtcCCCACCCTTGGgaattagattttcaaaagaattaaAAGCATTGGGTTTTGAATACTTCTAAAAATCTGATTCTCTCTATAATGAGGTTAATCCAAATTTCTCCATGTCTCTAGTGTTAATTTCCAGACCTGGGTCTAAATTAAGATTGTTTTATGCATTTAAGAAAGTTCTGTAGAACTTCTTCAGCATTGTGATATTGTTCTGAATAAATCAAGTGACTTGAATATTTGAAGAATTGTTGCTTAGAGtatgggagccagaggagaggcaTATTGGGTTGAGGAGATTGGCATGGTAATCCGCAAGGCCAGGAAGAAAGGCTGCACTACAGTCCTATTCAGTTGAGCAGCATAACACCTGTTTCCCTCTCTGCAGGAGGTCTCCCCTATGAGTTGACAGAAGGTGATATAATCTGCGTGTTTTCACAGTAAGTGGAATTTCATTTCTCATTCTCAGTAGTTTAGCAGGGTTGCAGCAGGATGCCAAATGGTTGGTGTTATGCCTTGATACTGCATGACACGTGGCCTCTCAGAGACCgcccctccctcctcaccccccatcaTTGCAGGATGAATCTTGAGGGCTGGTGACTTTTCCTTCTCTGTTGCAGTTTTCCTATTAGGTTTTCCATGGAATTGTCATTTCCCTGGCCTTTGGTGCTAAGACTAAGCATTTGTGActacactttttttctttctagataTGGAGAAATTGTGAACATTAATCTTGTGCGAGATAAGAAGACTGGAAAATCAAAAGGTTTCTGTTTTATTTGCTATGAAGATCAGAGAAGCACCATACTTGCTGTTGACAACTTTAATGGGATCAAGGTTGGTATGTCAAAGAAGAGAGACCTGCCTTTAAATAAAGCCCTGTCTGTGCCCAGATTGGCGGCTAGTATAGGGCTGTTATGTGCTATGACATTAGGGCACGCAGAGCTCCAGTTCACCATTCTTTTCATGTCCAGGGGTGCACAGTTAGAAGCATTTGTGGCTCCCATAGTGTCTGCAGAGGGAATTACAGCAGTATATTAGTGCCACAAGAGCAGAGACGTCCAATATGGCACATGGCTGGATCCAACCTTCAGAGGTGTTTCCTCCAGTGTGCAGCTTCCTCTATAACTCGCAAAGGGATCTCTCCAGCTACCCACCTAGGGCAGCTCAGGTATGGAGCAGAAGATGGAGTGAGTAGAATTGTGAAGGGAGCTTGTGTCTGATCCCAGGCACTTATCCCTCTCCCCACCTTAGCATCAGCCTTTTGTACAGCTGGCCTCACAATGCCCAACAATGTGACCTGGAAGGAGGATCCTGTCcagtctctctgctcctgctgtgaaagcaggctccttcctcctccctacCACATTGAAGCCTCCCAGTACTAGGGTCAGAGGTGGCTTCTTTTCAGTGCCCCCCGTCGCTGCTGGGACGCACAAGGGAGGTGGCAGCCTCTAAGTTACAGGGAACagatctgggggtggggacagaaatgccccaaagggggtggggaaggagaagtaCTCAACAGTGTATATAATTGGAAGAGAATTGTTCACAAAAAGGTGTATATGTGGGTCATGCAAAGTGGTTATAGGAAATAACAGGAGTGGAGGAGTCAGTTTGTCTCTAAACGCCACACTGAAGTTCACTGACTAAAGAGGCTCATTTTGCAGGCAGACAATACTGCAAAACGGGACCTGTGACCTTATCCCTTGAACCTTTCACTTGCCCCAGAATGTGCTAGAGTTCTGGCAGAGAAGGCACTTCCATATTTAACCCCTGTTTTTAGGCTTGAACTCTTCAGCAAAAGATATTTTTGCTCTCCAAGGAGAATGCTGTTGACATCTGATAAGATCTTTCTGAACATCTTATCAACATGCGGAACAAAATGTGCCTCCAAAAAATCACTGTGAGGCAGGAGCTTCCCCAGGCCACAGTTCCAAATAGCTGGTTCCATCAGCAGAAGTACAGTGCTCAGTGCTCTGATCACACTAATGTTGCTGTTCCCAGATCACTGCGACTGTCCTTAAGCAGAGCAGCTCTCAATCTCCTTGATAAACCTCCTCCTTGTGTCTGCTAGTGTTTCTAAAGCTTTTGTGAGCCAGCTGCTGCTGACACCCCCTCTATCAATGGGCACATTGGACTCCTGTTGGCACCCACTGCCTCATACAACTTTGTTGGCCTTAGTCCCAGTGAGAGTCATGAGGTTTCTTTCTGGTCATGGACCTACTCATTCTCCAAACCAGTACCACACCTGCTCTGAGTGTCATTGCAACCCTGCTTCACAAAAACTGCTATATCCTGGGCCTTGGAACTGACATGTGGTTTTGTCAGTCTTACAGACTCTCTTTGAGGTCTAGGAATGCAGATTCTCCCTCTCTGCTTCTTGTTTCTTCCTAacgcagtggtccccaacctttcttgtgggaatagcatattgctattcccagaagactgtggcgggctcCAAacaccccgccgccgaaatgctgcCGCCGAAAAGCGGCAGCGGGAAGAAATgtcgccgccgaaatgccgccgagaaacggcaacgcttcttggcagcatttcggcggcggggtgtCCTGCGGGAGCACAAAAATGCCCTGACAGGTGCTAtggcacctgcaggcaccgcgttggggacccctgccctAACATATATATTGGTTCTCATCCAACTCCAGGGATTAGGACCTACCTCCCCTTTTACGCTTCTTGGTGGCATCTTATTTCTCTGTACAAGGAAACCCCTCTGACACGACTGTCCCAGGAGTGTTCCCCTGGcttttgggctctggctggataCTCTTCTTTGCAAAGCCCTCTTGTTCACAGCACTGAGGGGTCACTCATTATTTTGCCAGTGTATTAGTGATAACTTTTTTGATACGTAGGAGTATTTTATCAAGTGTGGAAGGCCACGGAAGGTGACATGTCTCCCACAGTCATCTGATCCTGTGGTAGAGCGGGGTGCAGGGATAGGGGGAGCTCATGGCTGCCCATGCTTGGATAGGGGATATTTCAAACTGTCGCTGGATTTATCTGGCCTTCTGGTGTATGAATGGCTCTACTTTGAGTCCTGGGGCAGGGCATGTTCTCTATGGCAGGGGTTTGTAACAGGACCCCACCAATGTAATCACAAAGAGGGAGCCTGATCATGTGTGAAAGAAGGAGGTCTTGAGCTCAGGCTTGGAGCCCAAGTCCTGTGACTTTCGCCTGTGTGCTGTGTACTTTCTGTAGCCTTGTGGGTTTATTGGCAACTTTACTAATAATCCAGCCTTTCCTTTGTATAGATAAAAGGAAGGACAATTCGGGTGGACCATGTTGCTAACTATCGCCCTCCAAAGGACTCTGAGGATATAGATGATGTAACAAAAGTCCTACGTGAGagaggctgtggggctaaaactCCTCCACCTACTTCATCTGACTCTTCCTCAGAAGACAGTGAGGTACCAGTGAAAAAGCACAAAGGTGAAGCATGTTCCTACCAGAATCCTAATCCTGGAAACACACCATGCGAGAACTCCTCAATCCCGCAAGGCATCGAGCAACACAAACAAGCACTTGCCAACGGGAACAGTATGGGGAGACATAGTCTTGGTGTCTAGGTTGTCCTTTGCCATCCTGCTAGGGGAATCCATTGTCCTGCATTctgtcctcattctgctggctgtggatttctctcctctcctctctttcccccgccctttccctcccaccttgcagaccCTGGGGGCTGTAATAGCTAACCTGCATGCGCTGCTTTACCAGATGGATCCTTTATGCACAGAGTTCTCAGTtgaagctcctggctggctgcagagctacACCTGAGAGCAGTGGGGTTACCCTTagttggggggaaaggggttgggtTCCTGATTTTAAAGCTTAGAGGTACTTGCCTGTCTCATTTCAACATATCATGTGGGCCTTATATGGCTTGCCTGACACAATCAGATTGTGCAGAATCTAAACTTCTTTAAGTTAGAAGAAGGCACAACCATATCCAATGGTAGGAAGCTATCATTTTTACTctgtttttgatgagattataaatttggttgataaaggtaatagtgttcaTGTAATATatatagacttctgtaaggcttttgacttggtaccatgacattttgatttaaaaagtagatagatataaaattaacatggtacgcattaaatagattaaaagctggctaactgataggtctctaAACATAACTGGAGATGAGCAATAATCATTGAGAAGGTGTGTTTCTAAGAAGCCCTGTaaggatcggttcttggccctatggtATTTAAcgttttttatcaatgacctggaagaaaatatcaaattatcactgataatgtttgcagattat is part of the Chelonia mydas isolate rCheMyd1 chromosome 9, rCheMyd1.pri.v2, whole genome shotgun sequence genome and harbors:
- the RBMX2 gene encoding RNA-binding motif protein, X-linked 2, whose product is MNPLTKVKLINELNQREAELGVQEKVSWHAEYSDSAWIFVGGLPYELTEGDIICVFSQYGEIVNINLVRDKKTGKSKGFCFICYEDQRSTILAVDNFNGIKIKGRTIRVDHVANYRPPKDSEDIDDVTKVLRERGCGAKTPPPTSSDSSSEDSEVPVKKHKDKVKSKREQKEKRRDLQSVKRALPAGELPPTAWIKKEKEDSAYDQYANPRQQSRNGSGRKHASRTYLEEEPEQEQCRKRGVERRGDKGHQEQKGLSSAWKEEKAEDKNRKGEGRSSRQEECLGTRSRERWERSTRDQHARERELSSSRDSSHY